From the genome of bacterium:
CCAGTACGGGATCACGGTGAACGCCGTCTGCCCCGGCGGGATCGTCACGGACATGAACCGCGCGATCTATCCGCCCGAGCGGCAGCGCACCCGGGCCGCGGAGCTCCCGGTGCGCCGGATGGGCGATCCGGACGACATCGCGATGGCGGCGCTGTACCTCGCCTCCGACGACGCGCGGTTCATGACCGGGCAGTGCCTTGATGTTAACGGCGGTTCTGTGATGGTATGAGCCGGGACGGAGCGGGACGCGGGCGGCTGCTCCTCGAGCCGCTGCTCGCGGTCGTGCTGTGGGGCGGCGTCTATCCCGGCGTGCGGCTGGCGCTTCGCGAGATCGACCCGGTGGACGTGACGTTTCTGCGTCTGGTGATCGCGACCGCGGTGCCGGCGGTAATCTGGCTGCCCCGCCGGCGTCCCGCGCCGCGGGGGTCCGCGGGGTCGATCGTGCGTGCCGGGCTCGCCCAGGCGACGTTTCAGATTCTCCTCATCGGCGGCCTTCGGTGGACGACGGCCGGGCAGAGCGCGATCTTGCTCGCGGCTGCTCCGATCCTGACCGCCGGGTGGCTGGCCGTCCGCGGGGGCGAAGCGCCGGACGCGCGCCGCTGGACCGGGCTCGTCACCGGGCTCGCCGGCGTCGCGCTGATCGTCTGGGGGCAGGCCGGCGGGCTCGATTCGCAGCATGCGCTGGGCGACCTGATCGCGCTCGGCGCGGCCGCCGCGTGGTCGTGGTACGCCTTCTCCATCAGTCCGGTCGTCGCGGCGACCGGGACGTGGCAGGCGACGGGATGGTCGATGGGGATCGCGATGCTCTTGTTCGCGCCGATCGCGCTGCCGGGCGCGGCGCGGCACGCTTGGGCCGTGGTGTCGTGGCCGGCGTGGGCCGGACTCGTTTACGGCGCAACGGCCGGCATGGTGCTGGCGATGGCGCTGTGGGGCCGGTCGCTCTACCGGTACGGCCAGCGGCAGACGATGGTGTACGTCTACCTGGAGCCGATCTCGGCGGTGATCATCGCCGCGGTCGTGCTCGGCGAAACCCTCACCCTCGTACAGGCGGCCGGCGCGCTCCTCACGTTTGCGGGCGTGTCGCTGGCATCGGAGCCTGTGCGCCCCGCGGCCGAGGCGTCGTGACGGAGGCGCGGCGCCGCGGCCGGTCGAAGGACGCGGTAGGGGATGTGAGATGTGACCACGATCGACAGCGCGCAACTCCGGTGTAAGCAGGCGCGGCTCGACGCGACGCTGCGCGAGCTTCGCGGCGCCGTCGTCGCTTTTTCGGGCGGCGTCGACAGCGCGTATCTGCTCGCGGCGGCGTTCGACGTGCTGGGTGACCGATGCGTGGCCGCGACGGCGGTCTCGGCGTCGCTCGCCCGGGACGAGCTCGCCGCGGCGCAGCGGATCGCCGCATCCATCGGCGTCCGGCACCTCCGCGTAGAGACGCGCGAACTCGAAGACGATCGCTATCTCCGCAACGACGCGAACCGGTGCTATTTCTGCAAGCGCGCGCTGTTCACCGAACTCGAGCGGCTCGCCCGGGGCCTGGATCTTCCCGCGGTCGTGTACGGCGCGAACGCGGACGACGTGGGGGACTACCGGCCGGGGATGCGCGCGGCGGCGGAGTTCGCGGTGCGGGCGCCGCTCCTCGAGGCGGAACTCGGCAAGGACGAGATCCGCGCGCTCGCCCGCGCGCGGCGTCTGGAGGTCTGGGACAAGCCGGCCGCGCCGTGCCTCGCGTCGCGCCTGCCGTACGGCTCGCCGGTGACCGTCGCGGCGCTCGGCCAAGTCGAGGCGGCGGAGCGGATCGTGCGCGGCCTGGGCTTCCGCGAGGTGCGCGTGCGCCACCACGGCGCCGCCGCGAGCGTCGAGGTGCCGCTGCCGGAGGTCGAGCGGCTGACCGCGCTCTCCGGGCGCCTTACCGAAGCGTTGCGCGTCGTCGGCTTCACGGCCGTACGGATCGCGCCGGACGGCCTCCGCTCCGGACGGTTTTCCGCGAGTCTGGCGGGCCGCGGCACGGGGGGAACGGCCGGGGGCGGCCCGTGAACGAGGACGCGCTTTCGCGCCTGCTCGACGACGTGCGCGCCGGTCGCGTCTCGGTCGGCGACGCCCTCACCGCGCTGCGCTGGATGCCGTTCGCGGACCTCGGGTTTGCGAAGGCCGATACCCACCGGCCGCTCCGCCGCGGCGCGCCCGAGGCGGTCTACTGTCCCGGCAAGTCGATCGCGCAGATCGTCGAGATCGCGGCGGCGCTGCGGCGCGCCGGCGGTCCCGTGCTGTTGACGCGCGCGACGCCGGACGTGGCCGCCGGGGTGGCGGAGAGCTTCCCGGACGCCGAGTACGCGGCGCACGCCCGGCTCGTCGTGCTGGGCGGCGTCCCCCGCCGCCGGACCGGCTGCGTGGGGATATTGACCGGCGGAACCGGTGACCTGCCGGTCGCCGAAGAGGCGGCGTGGACGGCCGAGGTGATGGGCGCCGAGGTCGCGCGCGCCTATGACGTCGGCGTGAGCGGCCTCCACCGTCTCGGAGCGCACCGCGGGCTGCTCGAGCGGGCGCGGGCGCTGGTTGTCGCCGCTGGAATGGACGGCGCGTTGCCGGCGGTCGTCGCGGGGCTGACGCGGGCGCCGGTGATCGGCGTGCCGACCAGCGTCGGCTACGGCGTGCATCTCGGCGGCATCGCGCCGCTCTTCACGATGCTGAACGCGTGCGCGCCCGGGGTCGCGGTCGTGAACATCGACAACGGGTTCGGCGCCGGCTACCTCGCCGCGTGCATCAACGGCGCCGCCGCGGGGGGCGGCGGGGAAAGGGACGGCACGGAAGTCCGATCCACGGAAACGCGCGGGGCTGACGCGGAGGGACCGCATGCGACTCGGCTACCTTGACTGCGCCAGCGGCGCGAGCGGCGACATGCTGCTCGGCGCGCTCCTCGGCGCGGGCTGGCCGCGGACCGCGCTGCAGCGCGTCGTCGCGGACCTCGGGGTGCCGGTCCGTCTGACCGTTACCAGGGCCGAGCGCCGCGGCGTGCCCGCGCTGCGCGTCGAGGTCACGGAAGACAATCCGGCGCACGAGCGGCTCTATCCGGAACTGGCCGCGATCGTCGACCGCTGCCGCGTTGCCGCCCCGGTGCGGAGGCGCGCGGCCCGCGTGCTGCACCGCCTTGCGGAGGTCGAGTCCCGCGTTCACGGCGTGCCCGTGGAGCGCGTGCACCTCCACGAACTCGGGGGCCTCGACACCGTCGTCGACGTGGCCGGCGTGCTCGCGGGCATCGAGGCGCTCGGGCTGGATCGAATCGCGGCGTCGCCGGTGAGCATCGGCCGCGGGTGGGTCCGCATCCGCCACGGCTTGGTGCCGGTGCCGGCCCCCGCCACGCAGGCGCTGATCGAAGGGATGCCGGTGTACGCGGGCGACGTCGAGGGCGAGTGGCTGACGCCGACCGGCGCCGCGCTGCTCAAGGAACTCGTGACGGAGTGGGGGCCGCTGCCGCCGATGCGGGTCGACCGCATCGGTACGGGTGCCGGCCGTGACGATCCCGAGCGGGCCAACGTGCTCCGGCTCTTCGTAGGTGAGCGGCAGAAGACGAGCGCGTCCGGTGCGGCGGACCGCGGTGCAGGCGCCGCGGCCGCCGTTCCCTTTGGTGACGGCGCACGCACGGAGCGGCTCGTCATGCTCGAAACCTCGATCGACGATATGAACCCGCAACTCTATCCGTACGTGACGGCGCGGCTGATCGAAGCCGGCGCGCTCGAGGTCGCGACCGTCCCGGCGGTCATGAAGAAGGGGCGCCCCGGCCACGTGCTGCGGGTCCTCGCATCCCAGGCCCGGGCGAAGGAACTGACCGGGGTGCTGCTCGCCGAGACGACCACGCTCGGTGTGCGCGCCTACGAAGTAAGCCGGCTGGCCGCGACCCGGCGCACCGTGGACGTGGATACGGAGTACGGCAGGATCCCGGTGAAGATCGCCGTCGACGGCGACGTGGTGCTGAACGTCGCGCCGGAGTTCGAGGCGTGCCGCGCCGCGGCGGAATCCCGCGGCGTGCCGGTCAAGCAGGTCATCGCGGCCGCGCTGCGCGTGGCACCGTCGAGCCCCGCCAAGCGGGGGGCGGCCCGCGCGCGGCGCACGTGACCCACCGAGCCCCGTCCTCGCATTATCGTTACAGGGCCATTAGGCCCGATCCGCGAAAAATCGACTGGGAAAATCCGATTTACATCGGATATACAGACGGAACCCACGGCGGTCATCATAACGTGGGATGATATAGACCTTCAATTTAATAACCCGACGTGGGGGGTGGCACATCGTGAAGGACAGTTCACATCGGTTCGATCGCCGGACGCTTCTGATCGGCGCGGGCGTTGCCGCGGCCGCGGGTACCGGAATCCTCGGCCGTCCCGGCGCCGTCCGCGCGGCCGGCGCGGCGCTGCCGCCGCTGCCGTCGCGGCCGCTGGCGCTCACAATCATCGACGTCGCCGGCCAGCTGCAGCTCACGAAGGCCATCATCGAGGACTACGCCGCCAACCACAAACAGTACGTCAGCGGCGTGAGCTACCAGCAGGCGACGGCGCCGGAGCTGCCGGCGAAGATCCTCGCGCAGCAGCAGGCCAACCAGCTGCAGATCAACATGGTGCTGACCGGCTCGGACGCGCTGTCGGCCGGCATCGTGCAGAAAATCTGGCAGCCCATCCTGCCGGATTACCAGGCGAAGTTCCCCAACCTGATCGGCAACTACATCCAGCCGAAGGCGCAGGGGCTCGCGCAGGGGTACGGCATTCTCGACGTCTTCGGCAACTACGGACCGACGTTCACCTACAACCCGCAGCGGCTGCCGAATCCGCCGAAGACGCCCGAAGACCTCCTGAACTGGGCGAAGGGCAACCCCGGGCAGCTGATCTACGCGCGGCCGGCCAACTCCGGTCCGGGCCGCAGCTTCATGATGGGGCTGCCGTACCTGCTCGGTGAGGGGAACCCGCGCGAACCCAGCTCGTGGACGAAGGTCTGGCCGTACTACCAGCAGTTGGGCCAGTACGTTCAGTACTATCCCACCGGCACCGCGGGCACGTTCCAGGAGCTCGGCCAGGGCGCGCGCACCATCGCGGCGTCGACGATGGGCTGGGATCTCAACGTTCGGGCGCTCGGCGTGGTGCCGAAGAACTTCGGCGCGTTCGCTTTCAACGGCGAGCATCTAATCGCGGACACGCAGTACATCTGCGTGCCCAGGGGCAACTCGCCGGAGATGCTGGGACTCGTACTCGACCTGATCGCGTGGGTGCTGAAGCCCGATCAGCAGGCCAAGACCTACGACACCGGCTACTTCTATCCGGGCCCCGCGGTGAAGAACGTGCCGCTGTCGATGGCGCCGAAGGACAGTCAGGACAAAGTCGGACCGGTGCAGCGGGCGTCGTTCGACGAATTGATCAAGACTCGGCCGATCGAGATTCCGCTCGAACCGGCGAAGCTGGTGGAGGCGTTCCAGATCTGGGACCAGAAGGTCGGCGCGAACAAGCTCAAGTGAGCGCCCAATTCCGGGTGCAGCCGTCCGGGCCGGCAGGCGAGAGCCTGCCGGCCCTAGCGCACAAAATCGGCCGCGTTGAAATGCGCGGCCTTTCGAAACACTTCGGCGGCGTCGCGGCGGTGCGGGACTTCGACCTCGACGTGCGGGGCGGCGAGTTCGTCAGCCTGCTGGGGCCCTCGGGGTGCGGCAAGAGCACCGCGCTCAATCTGCTCGCCGGTCTCCTCGAGCCGGATGCGGGACAGATCCTGCTCGACGGCCGTGACCTCGCGCCCGTGCCGCCGGAGCGGCGGGGCTTCGGCGTGGTATTCCAGAGCTACGCGCTCTTCCCGCATCTGACCGTCGCCCGCAACGTCGCCTTCGGGCTCGAGATGCAGGGCGTTCGGCCGGAGGACGTGGACCGGCGGGTCCGCCGGACGCTCGCGCTCGTCCATCTCGAAGAGACGATCGACCGCTATCCCGCGCAGCTCAGCGGCGGCCAGCAGCAGCGCGTCGCTCTGGCCCGCGCACTCGTCATCGAGCCGCGCCTGCTCTTGATGGACGAACCGCTCAGCAACCTCGACGCGAAGCTTCGCGTCGAGATGCGGCTCGAAATCCGCCGGCTGCATCAGACGCTCGGGCTCACGACCGTGTACGTCACGCACGATCAGGAAGAAGCGCTCTCGCTCTCCGACCGCATCGGCCTGATGAAAGACGGGATGCTGCGGCAGGTGGGCTCGCCCGAAGAAGTCTACCTGCGTCCGGAGTCGGCGTTCGTCGCGAACTTCTTCGGCTACCGGAACCTCTTCCCGGTGCGCGTTCGGACTGCGCGCGGCACCCAGGCCGAGGTCGCGACTCCCTCCGGCCTGCACCTGGCGGGCACGATGCGCGACGGGGTCGCGGCGGGCGCCGAGGCGGTTGCCGCGGTACGGCCGGAAGACGTCGAGGCGCTGCCCGCGCCCGGCAACAAGCCGGGCATCGCGGCGAGGGTCGAATTCGCAGAGTTTGTCGGCGACGCGTTCGAGTGCAGCGTCGTGGCCGACGCCGGCGACGCGTTCGTCGTCCGGACACCGTCGCGTCTCGAGCGCGGAGCGGCGGTGGTCCTGAACGTCAACCCCGAGCGGCTTCTGGTCTTTCCGCCGGAGTAGGCCGCGATGCAGCGGACCGGGGGAATGCAGGCGGGCGGAGGGGGGGCGCCCGTGTCGCCGCGCGCGGGCATCCGTTGGGGACCGCTCCTGCCGCTCGCGCCGGCGCTGTTCGTCGTACTCGTCCTGTTCGTCTATCCGTTCGTTTACGGCCTGCAGCTGTCGCTCTCGCCGATCGGGGCGCTCGCCAAGGCCGGCGCGTTCGCCAACTACGGCTCGTTCTTCGGCGACCCGCGGGAGCGGCTGTCGATTTGGAATACACTGCGGCTCGCCGTCCCGGTGACCGTGCTCGATCTCGCAATCGCGCTGCCGCTCGCTTACCGGCTGCGGCGTCCGCTGCCCGGTCAACGCCTCATCACGGGCCTGCTCGTGATCCCGATGACCCTCGGTACCGTGCTGCTCGCGGAGGGCATGATCGAGTTCTTCGGGCCGGCGGGGTGGGTCAACAAGGCGCTGCTGGCGCTGCACCTCGCGCGGTTCCCGGTGCAGTTCGTGCACAACTACACCGGCGTCTTTCTCTCGCTGACGATCTCGGACTTTCCCGCGGTGTTCCTCGTGCTGCTCGGGTACGCGTCCGGCCTCGATCCGCGCCTCGAG
Proteins encoded in this window:
- a CDS encoding DMT family transporter is translated as MSRDGAGRGRLLLEPLLAVVLWGGVYPGVRLALREIDPVDVTFLRLVIATAVPAVIWLPRRRPAPRGSAGSIVRAGLAQATFQILLIGGLRWTTAGQSAILLAAAPILTAGWLAVRGGEAPDARRWTGLVTGLAGVALIVWGQAGGLDSQHALGDLIALGAAAAWSWYAFSISPVVAATGTWQATGWSMGIAMLLFAPIALPGAARHAWAVVSWPAWAGLVYGATAGMVLAMALWGRSLYRYGQRQTMVYVYLEPISAVIIAAVVLGETLTLVQAAGALLTFAGVSLASEPVRPAAEAS
- a CDS encoding sugar ABC transporter permease, whose translation is MSPRAGIRWGPLLPLAPALFVVLVLFVYPFVYGLQLSLSPIGALAKAGAFANYGSFFGDPRERLSIWNTLRLAVPVTVLDLAIALPLAYRLRRPLPGQRLITGLLVIPMTLGTVLLAEGMIEFFGPAGWVNKALLALHLARFPVQFVHNYTGVFLSLTISDFPAVFLVLLGYASGLDPRLEQAARTLGAGWPQRLRRVTLPMLAPGIAAAAALSFVATFSVFPSAVLVGEPAGSTRVIALAAWQAAYENFDYPRASAIAMVMAAIELVFVALVLMARNRAYKGPTIGGRG
- the larE gene encoding ATP-dependent sacrificial sulfur transferase LarE, coding for MTTIDSAQLRCKQARLDATLRELRGAVVAFSGGVDSAYLLAAAFDVLGDRCVAATAVSASLARDELAAAQRIAASIGVRHLRVETRELEDDRYLRNDANRCYFCKRALFTELERLARGLDLPAVVYGANADDVGDYRPGMRAAAEFAVRAPLLEAELGKDEIRALARARRLEVWDKPAAPCLASRLPYGSPVTVAALGQVEAAERIVRGLGFREVRVRHHGAAASVEVPLPEVERLTALSGRLTEALRVVGFTAVRIAPDGLRSGRFSASLAGRGTGGTAGGGP
- a CDS encoding ABC transporter ATP-binding protein, which translates into the protein MSAQFRVQPSGPAGESLPALAHKIGRVEMRGLSKHFGGVAAVRDFDLDVRGGEFVSLLGPSGCGKSTALNLLAGLLEPDAGQILLDGRDLAPVPPERRGFGVVFQSYALFPHLTVARNVAFGLEMQGVRPEDVDRRVRRTLALVHLEETIDRYPAQLSGGQQQRVALARALVIEPRLLLMDEPLSNLDAKLRVEMRLEIRRLHQTLGLTTVYVTHDQEEALSLSDRIGLMKDGMLRQVGSPEEVYLRPESAFVANFFGYRNLFPVRVRTARGTQAEVATPSGLHLAGTMRDGVAAGAEAVAAVRPEDVEALPAPGNKPGIAARVEFAEFVGDAFECSVVADAGDAFVVRTPSRLERGAAVVLNVNPERLLVFPPE
- the larC gene encoding nickel pincer cofactor biosynthesis protein LarC; translated protein: MRLGYLDCASGASGDMLLGALLGAGWPRTALQRVVADLGVPVRLTVTRAERRGVPALRVEVTEDNPAHERLYPELAAIVDRCRVAAPVRRRAARVLHRLAEVESRVHGVPVERVHLHELGGLDTVVDVAGVLAGIEALGLDRIAASPVSIGRGWVRIRHGLVPVPAPATQALIEGMPVYAGDVEGEWLTPTGAALLKELVTEWGPLPPMRVDRIGTGAGRDDPERANVLRLFVGERQKTSASGAADRGAGAAAAVPFGDGARTERLVMLETSIDDMNPQLYPYVTARLIEAGALEVATVPAVMKKGRPGHVLRVLASQARAKELTGVLLAETTTLGVRAYEVSRLAATRRTVDVDTEYGRIPVKIAVDGDVVLNVAPEFEACRAAAESRGVPVKQVIAAALRVAPSSPAKRGAARARRT
- the larB gene encoding nickel pincer cofactor biosynthesis protein LarB yields the protein MNEDALSRLLDDVRAGRVSVGDALTALRWMPFADLGFAKADTHRPLRRGAPEAVYCPGKSIAQIVEIAAALRRAGGPVLLTRATPDVAAGVAESFPDAEYAAHARLVVLGGVPRRRTGCVGILTGGTGDLPVAEEAAWTAEVMGAEVARAYDVGVSGLHRLGAHRGLLERARALVVAAGMDGALPAVVAGLTRAPVIGVPTSVGYGVHLGGIAPLFTMLNACAPGVAVVNIDNGFGAGYLAACINGAAAGGGGERDGTEVRSTETRGADAEGPHATRLP
- a CDS encoding extracellular solute-binding protein; translated protein: MKDSSHRFDRRTLLIGAGVAAAAGTGILGRPGAVRAAGAALPPLPSRPLALTIIDVAGQLQLTKAIIEDYAANHKQYVSGVSYQQATAPELPAKILAQQQANQLQINMVLTGSDALSAGIVQKIWQPILPDYQAKFPNLIGNYIQPKAQGLAQGYGILDVFGNYGPTFTYNPQRLPNPPKTPEDLLNWAKGNPGQLIYARPANSGPGRSFMMGLPYLLGEGNPREPSSWTKVWPYYQQLGQYVQYYPTGTAGTFQELGQGARTIAASTMGWDLNVRALGVVPKNFGAFAFNGEHLIADTQYICVPRGNSPEMLGLVLDLIAWVLKPDQQAKTYDTGYFYPGPAVKNVPLSMAPKDSQDKVGPVQRASFDELIKTRPIEIPLEPAKLVEAFQIWDQKVGANKLK